A genome region from Chitinophagales bacterium includes the following:
- the tatC gene encoding twin-arginine translocase subunit TatC: MAENENDEMGFFDHLEVLRWHLMRSVVAILIFAVLFLVKNDFVFDTLLFGPAKDGFITYKVLCSLAHKFHLPDSLCIGGMKMQLMNTELFGQFITQLKTAFVLGFIVAFPYVIFEVWRFIRPALTESEARNAGKVIIGCSLFFFLGIAFSYFVIIPFSVNFAFNYVVSEQIDNRITLDNYISFFTMMSLGIGLIFELPMIAIALARIGLLSAQTMRSFRRHSVVVILIVAAVITPSPDVFTQMLVAIPMYFLFELSIIAAARVEKRIAD, translated from the coding sequence ATGGCAGAAAATGAAAATGATGAAATGGGGTTTTTCGATCACCTCGAAGTGCTGCGTTGGCATTTAATGCGCTCGGTTGTGGCCATACTTATCTTTGCCGTACTTTTTTTAGTTAAAAACGATTTTGTATTCGATACACTGCTCTTTGGGCCTGCCAAAGACGGTTTTATTACATACAAAGTACTGTGTTCCTTAGCGCATAAATTTCATTTGCCCGATTCGCTTTGTATTGGCGGCATGAAAATGCAATTGATGAATACCGAATTATTTGGCCAGTTCATTACGCAGTTAAAAACAGCTTTTGTGCTTGGCTTTATTGTGGCATTCCCGTATGTGATATTCGAAGTGTGGCGTTTTATTCGCCCGGCTCTTACAGAAAGCGAAGCCCGCAATGCCGGAAAAGTAATAATTGGATGCTCGCTGTTTTTCTTTCTTGGTATAGCATTCAGTTACTTTGTAATTATTCCTTTCTCGGTAAATTTTGCATTTAATTATGTAGTGAGTGAACAAATAGACAACCGAATTACTCTAGATAACTACATTTCATTTTTTACAATGATGAGCTTAGGAATTGGGCTTATTTTTGAATTGCCTATGATTGCCATAGCGCTGGCGCGAATCGGGTTGCTTAGTGCACAAACCATGCGTAGTTTTAGGAGGCATTCGGTAGTAGTTATTTTAATTGTAGCGGCAGTAATTACACCTTCGCCCGATGTGTTTACACAAATGTTGGTAGCCATTCCAATGTATTTCTTGTTTGAGCTGAGCATAATTGCAGCAGCAAGAGTTGAAAAAAGAATTGCAGATTAG
- a CDS encoding amidohydrolase, with product MQAELKVALVQTTLAWEDIAANLQHFTALLADVPPVDVIVLPEMFSTGFSMNTALAESMDGSAVTWMKDMAAKKKSVLCGSLMMVENGSFFNRFVWVTPAGSIAVYDKRHLFSLSKEQLYYTAGTQKLVIEYKGWKICPMICYDLRFPAWSRNQSLYDVLLYVASWPQKRSLAWKALLPARAIENQCYVIGVNRIGCDGSNVEHAGDSALFSPLGDMLSANIEDKECVTMVVLQASTIKDVRAKLPFLQDADTFMISSTIESKLD from the coding sequence ATGCAGGCTGAATTAAAAGTAGCCTTAGTGCAAACAACGCTGGCTTGGGAAGATATAGCTGCCAATTTACAACATTTTACTGCGCTGCTTGCCGATGTGCCACCGGTGGATGTTATAGTACTACCGGAGATGTTTTCTACAGGATTTTCTATGAATACCGCATTGGCAGAGTCAATGGATGGGAGTGCGGTAACATGGATGAAGGATATGGCTGCCAAAAAGAAATCGGTATTATGTGGGAGCTTAATGATGGTGGAAAATGGCTCGTTTTTTAATCGTTTTGTATGGGTAACGCCTGCCGGAAGTATTGCAGTTTACGATAAACGTCATCTCTTTTCGCTTAGTAAGGAGCAATTGTATTACACCGCAGGAACCCAAAAGCTGGTAATTGAATATAAGGGTTGGAAAATTTGCCCAATGATTTGCTACGATTTAAGATTTCCTGCATGGAGTCGCAACCAAAGTTTATATGATGTGTTGCTATATGTGGCAAGTTGGCCTCAGAAGCGTAGCTTGGCTTGGAAAGCATTGTTGCCTGCTCGTGCAATAGAAAATCAGTGCTATGTAATTGGCGTGAATCGAATTGGCTGCGATGGAAGTAACGTAGAGCATGCTGGCGACTCGGCTCTTTTTTCGCCATTGGGCGATATGTTGAGTGCTAATATCGAAGATAAGGAATGTGTTACTATGGTAGTATTGCAGGCATCAACCATAAAAGATGTTAGAGCTAAACTTCCCTTTCTACAAGATGCCGATACTTTTATGATAAGTTCAACAATTGAAAGTAAGCTAGATTAG
- a CDS encoding tetratricopeptide repeat protein — MKKTFYVAACAFLAYSASAQTIQDAQKEIESENFFKAKSLLKKMLVDPASDKSAVNYYLGNAYLKDDDKDSAKIFYNAAVATDAKAAIASTAAGRLALLSNKKEEAKTAFDRALQTTRFKNAEIHYQVGDAYYSAPERNLPEAVKAFEEAVRLSPKNGNYLIALGDAYLDSNEGGKALSKYESARDLDPKNALALLKVARVNRAGKIYPDAITAYESAIQVDPNFAIAYKELGETYYLSKQYDKVAPMFKKYVELNSEDAEARTKYIAFLFQTKDYENVITEAQKALAAEPNNYVYYRMTAFANYELKRYKDGYEASQKFWALNDKKVKPIDYVYSAKLASLAGDTAQAISYFTTALQNEPDNCDLLGEFAKALYFAKRYPEAVTQYNAKFTKCGSLAALDIFNLGRAYFFNKDYVNADTTFAQFIERTPSTPEGYLWRGKNAAFMDDAASPKFLAMPYYQLFVDKFGADPTKNKKGLIESYIYLGSYYASKNDVATAKANFNKALELDPADKDALELLKMMK, encoded by the coding sequence ATGAAAAAAACGTTTTATGTAGCGGCTTGTGCATTTTTAGCATATTCTGCCAGCGCACAAACCATTCAAGACGCACAAAAAGAAATTGAAAGCGAAAACTTTTTCAAAGCAAAATCGCTATTAAAAAAGATGTTGGTAGATCCTGCCAGTGATAAAAGTGCAGTAAACTACTACTTAGGTAATGCTTACTTGAAAGATGATGATAAAGATTCTGCAAAAATATTCTATAATGCAGCAGTAGCAACCGATGCAAAAGCCGCAATTGCCAGTACCGCAGCCGGAAGATTAGCACTACTAAGCAATAAGAAAGAAGAAGCCAAAACAGCCTTTGATCGTGCTTTGCAAACTACCAGATTTAAAAATGCCGAGATACACTACCAAGTAGGCGATGCTTACTATTCTGCTCCCGAAAGGAATTTGCCGGAAGCTGTAAAAGCATTTGAAGAAGCAGTTCGTTTAAGTCCTAAAAATGGTAATTATTTAATTGCATTAGGCGATGCTTATTTAGATAGCAACGAAGGCGGTAAAGCACTTAGCAAATATGAGTCTGCACGCGATTTAGATCCTAAAAATGCTTTAGCATTATTGAAAGTTGCTCGCGTAAACCGTGCCGGTAAAATTTATCCCGATGCTATTACGGCTTACGAAAGCGCCATTCAAGTTGACCCCAATTTTGCCATTGCATACAAAGAGTTGGGCGAAACTTACTACCTCAGCAAGCAGTACGATAAAGTAGCGCCTATGTTTAAGAAGTATGTAGAGCTAAATAGTGAAGATGCTGAGGCAAGAACTAAATACATTGCTTTTCTTTTCCAAACAAAAGATTATGAAAATGTAATAACTGAAGCCCAAAAGGCATTAGCAGCAGAGCCAAACAACTATGTTTATTACAGAATGACAGCTTTTGCAAATTACGAGTTGAAGAGGTACAAAGATGGATACGAAGCCTCACAAAAATTTTGGGCGCTAAACGATAAAAAAGTAAAGCCGATAGATTATGTATATTCTGCAAAATTGGCATCGCTAGCCGGAGATACTGCTCAGGCTATTAGCTACTTTACCACAGCTTTACAGAATGAGCCAGATAACTGCGATTTGTTGGGTGAGTTTGCAAAGGCACTGTATTTTGCAAAACGCTATCCCGAAGCAGTTACACAGTACAATGCTAAGTTTACAAAGTGTGGTTCGTTGGCAGCATTAGATATTTTCAATCTTGGAAGAGCATATTTCTTTAATAAAGACTATGTGAATGCCGATACTACTTTTGCTCAATTTATTGAGAGAACACCTTCTACACCCGAAGGATATTTATGGCGTGGTAAAAATGCAGCATTTATGGACGATGCTGCCAGTCCTAAGTTTTTGGCAATGCCTTACTATCAGTTGTTTGTAGATAAGTTTGGTGCAGACCCAACCAAAAACAAAAAAGGACTGATTGAGTCGTATATCTATTTAGGTTCTTACTATGCATCTAAAAATGATGTGGCAACTGCAAAAGCTAATTTTAATAAAGCATTGGAGTTAGACCCGGCAGATAAGGATGCTTTGGAACTTTTAAAAATGATGAAGTAA
- a CDS encoding ABC transporter substrate-binding protein produces the protein MIRFILLYALAAFFGGCGDNTVKKDLKVFRYNQSSGISSLDPAFSKDQATIWACNQLYNSLVALDSNLNIVPAIAQHWQVSADGLRYTFYLRSDVFFHNNECFVGGKGRRVTAQDVVYSFNRIIDEKVASPGAWIFNGKVASDTPFLAVNDSVFQVTLAQKFPAILGILSMQYCSVIPKEAVEKYKEKFRSNPVGTGPFKFKKWEEGNALVMLKNEAYFERDAAGNSLPYIDGIKVSFIDNKKTEFLSFKQKQIDFISGIDAAYIDEVLEEDGSLKKSWEGKMVLQKSPYLNTEYLGFFTQENSTSNPFTNKDLRKAINYGINKKELIQYLRNGVGKPAVQGFSPFGLPSFSQDLKGYAFDVEQAKAHLKRSGYKGEELKLYSNETYKDMAVLIAKQLDAIGLKVKVEMAQPAMLREWMSQGKVLWFRGSWLADYPDAENYFAVFYGKNAAPPNYTRFNNAAFNTLYESTFSISNEAQRFEVYRKLDSIIIEEAPVVPLYYDEVLRFMQPGISGISPNAQNLLDLRRVKL, from the coding sequence ATGATTCGATTTATTCTGCTTTATGCATTAGCTGCCTTTTTTGGGGGTTGTGGCGACAATACTGTCAAAAAGGATTTAAAAGTATTTCGCTACAATCAGTCTTCGGGTATTAGTTCGCTCGATCCGGCATTTTCTAAAGACCAAGCAACCATTTGGGCGTGCAACCAACTTTACAATAGTTTGGTGGCATTAGACTCAAATTTAAACATTGTGCCTGCTATTGCACAGCATTGGCAAGTTTCTGCGGATGGGTTGCGTTATACGTTTTATTTAAGAAGCGATGTTTTTTTTCATAACAATGAGTGTTTTGTTGGCGGCAAGGGCAGGCGCGTAACGGCACAAGATGTAGTATATAGTTTCAATAGAATTATTGATGAAAAAGTAGCTTCGCCAGGCGCTTGGATTTTTAATGGAAAAGTGGCATCCGATACTCCATTTTTAGCGGTAAACGATTCTGTTTTTCAAGTAACATTAGCACAAAAGTTTCCGGCTATACTTGGCATTCTTTCTATGCAGTATTGCAGCGTTATTCCTAAAGAGGCGGTAGAAAAGTATAAGGAAAAATTCCGTTCAAATCCGGTGGGTACAGGCCCATTTAAATTTAAAAAATGGGAAGAAGGAAATGCATTGGTTATGCTTAAAAATGAAGCTTACTTTGAGCGCGATGCTGCAGGAAACTCACTTCCGTATATTGATGGTATAAAGGTGAGTTTTATTGACAATAAAAAAACAGAGTTTCTATCGTTTAAGCAAAAGCAAATAGATTTTATATCGGGAATAGATGCTGCCTATATTGATGAAGTGTTGGAAGAAGACGGCTCGCTCAAAAAAAGTTGGGAAGGGAAAATGGTGTTGCAAAAAAGCCCGTACCTGAATACTGAATACTTAGGTTTTTTTACACAGGAAAATTCAACCTCCAATCCATTTACAAATAAAGATTTGCGGAAAGCCATCAACTATGGTATCAATAAAAAGGAATTGATTCAATACCTGCGAAATGGAGTGGGCAAGCCGGCAGTGCAAGGTTTTTCTCCATTCGGTTTGCCATCTTTTTCCCAAGATTTAAAGGGGTATGCATTCGATGTGGAGCAAGCAAAAGCTCATCTTAAAAGATCGGGATATAAAGGCGAGGAACTTAAACTTTATAGCAACGAAACTTACAAGGATATGGCTGTTTTAATAGCCAAACAGTTAGATGCGATAGGATTAAAGGTGAAAGTAGAAATGGCACAGCCAGCCATGCTACGCGAGTGGATGAGCCAAGGTAAAGTGCTTTGGTTTAGAGGTTCGTGGTTGGCAGATTACCCGGATGCCGAAAACTATTTTGCAGTGTTTTACGGGAAGAATGCTGCACCTCCTAATTATACTCGGTTTAATAATGCTGCCTTTAACACCTTGTATGAATCTACTTTTTCGATTTCAAACGAGGCACAGCGTTTTGAAGTTTACCGCAAACTAGATTCCATAATTATTGAAGAGGCTCCGGTGGTGCCGCTTTACTACGATGAAGTGTTGCGGTTTATGCAACCCGGTATTTCCGGCATAAGCCCTAATGCACAAAATTTACTCGATTTGCGCAGGGTGAAATTATAG
- a CDS encoding phosphatidylserine decarboxylase family protein — protein sequence MTIHREGHRILLVTGLILLVINALVAFILRDNVTYWITGFLSLLILGAFAYFFRIPHRELVISDNKVIAPADGKIVVVEEVEEKEYFNDRRVQVSIFMSPANVHVNRTPLAGTVTYQKYHPGKYLVAWHPKSSEKNERNTVVIENEDGIEILIRQIAGKLARKIRWYLNEGDEVNQGAELGFIKFGSRVDLFLPIGTQIEVDLKQKVKGGLTVIGTLPQ from the coding sequence ATCACGATACACAGAGAAGGGCATAGAATACTTCTTGTTACCGGTTTGATTTTGCTTGTAATAAATGCACTAGTAGCATTTATCCTGCGCGATAATGTTACCTATTGGATTACAGGCTTTCTATCGCTTTTGATATTGGGCGCATTTGCTTATTTCTTTAGAATACCGCACCGCGAATTGGTAATATCCGACAACAAAGTAATAGCACCTGCCGATGGTAAAATTGTAGTGGTAGAAGAAGTAGAAGAAAAAGAGTATTTCAACGACCGCAGAGTGCAAGTAAGTATTTTTATGAGTCCTGCCAATGTGCATGTAAATAGAACACCGCTTGCCGGAACTGTTACTTATCAAAAGTATCATCCGGGAAAATACTTGGTGGCATGGCACCCAAAAAGTTCTGAAAAGAACGAGCGCAATACAGTAGTAATTGAAAACGAAGACGGAATAGAAATTTTAATAAGGCAAATTGCAGGTAAATTGGCTCGTAAAATACGTTGGTATTTAAACGAAGGCGATGAAGTAAACCAAGGCGCAGAGTTGGGCTTTATTAAGTTTGGTTCGCGCGTAGATTTGTTTTTGCCAATTGGCACTCAAATAGAAGTAGATTTAAAGCAAAAAGTAAAAGGAGGGCTAACGGTTATAGGTACGTTGCCGCAATAA
- the def gene encoding peptide deformylase, whose amino-acid sequence MILPIVAYGEPILRKRGVDIDKNYPDLQKLIDDMFETMEHAKGVGLAAPQINKSIRLFVIDSIRMTDDDDDTPNPEGLREVFINPKLFDETGKEWVFEEGCLSLPGIRENVTRLDTIAIQYYDRDFNFHEKTFHKLTARVIQHEYDHIEGKLFIDHLKPLKRTLLKGKLENISKGKVNVDYKMRFPKK is encoded by the coding sequence ATGATACTGCCAATTGTAGCTTATGGCGAACCGATACTTCGTAAAAGAGGCGTAGATATAGATAAAAATTATCCAGATCTCCAGAAGTTGATAGACGATATGTTTGAAACAATGGAGCATGCCAAAGGCGTAGGCTTAGCAGCTCCACAGATAAATAAATCTATTAGGCTGTTTGTAATAGATAGCATTAGAATGACCGATGATGATGACGATACTCCTAATCCGGAGGGCTTAAGAGAAGTATTTATTAACCCTAAGTTGTTTGATGAAACCGGAAAGGAATGGGTGTTTGAAGAAGGTTGCCTGAGTTTGCCGGGTATAAGAGAAAATGTAACCCGCTTAGATACAATTGCCATTCAGTATTACGATCGCGATTTTAATTTTCACGAAAAGACCTTTCATAAACTCACTGCACGTGTAATTCAGCATGAGTACGACCATATTGAAGGAAAGCTGTTCATAGACCATTTGAAACCTTTGAAAAGAACATTGCTTAAAGGTAAACTAGAAAATATTTCTAAAGGGAAGGTGAACGTAGATTACAAAATGCGCTTTCCTAAAAAGTAG
- a CDS encoding archaeosortase/exosortase family protein gives MLSPSISNFWGNWKDAFFFMLKIALVYGSWRVLKHLGEADPNFLFGAWEGMYDFIAKRLAEATSVILTLLGYSHKQYGRVVIPDGARGIIIANLCVGVAAFYIYTGLIIAFGTNWRDKLWFIPLGLLLIFIINIFRVLALVLVQLHYEQFFKLAHTYVYVVITYGLIFALVVFWMEKLAFKNAKQAMQ, from the coding sequence ATGCTTTCGCCTTCCATTTCAAACTTTTGGGGCAACTGGAAAGATGCATTTTTCTTTATGTTGAAAATTGCACTAGTGTATGGTTCATGGCGTGTGTTAAAGCATTTGGGCGAAGCCGATCCCAATTTTTTGTTTGGTGCTTGGGAAGGCATGTACGATTTTATTGCAAAGCGGCTTGCCGAAGCCACATCAGTAATTTTAACCTTGTTGGGCTATAGCCACAAGCAGTATGGCAGGGTGGTAATTCCCGATGGTGCAAGAGGAATTATTATTGCCAATTTGTGTGTGGGCGTAGCGGCATTTTACATTTATACCGGTTTAATAATTGCATTTGGAACCAATTGGCGCGATAAACTTTGGTTTATTCCGCTTGGCTTGCTACTTATCTTTATTATCAATATTTTTAGAGTGCTTGCCCTTGTGTTGGTACAGTTGCATTACGAGCAATTTTTTAAACTGGCACATACTTATGTTTATGTTGTAATTACCTATGGGCTTATTTTTGCTTTGGTAGTTTTTTGGATGGAAAAGTTAGCTTTTAAAAATGCCAAACAGGCAATGCAGTAA
- the rpiB gene encoding ribose 5-phosphate isomerase B, giving the protein MKTSIALGGDHAGFEYKKELLQFLSEAGFEVKDFGPYSSESCDYPDFVHPVAQAIETNTHTFGILICGSANGVAITANKHQKIRAAIAWNNELAALARQHNNANILCLPARFISLEDAKKLTETFLSTAFEGGRHQNRVNKIPCC; this is encoded by the coding sequence ATGAAAACATCCATTGCACTTGGCGGAGACCACGCAGGTTTTGAATATAAAAAGGAGCTGTTGCAGTTTCTTTCCGAAGCAGGTTTTGAAGTAAAAGACTTTGGCCCGTATAGCAGCGAAAGTTGCGATTATCCGGATTTTGTGCATCCCGTAGCACAAGCGATAGAAACCAATACACACACATTTGGTATATTGATTTGCGGCAGCGCCAACGGAGTGGCAATTACTGCCAATAAACACCAAAAAATTCGCGCAGCCATTGCTTGGAATAATGAATTGGCGGCTTTGGCAAGGCAGCACAATAATGCCAATATCCTTTGCCTGCCTGCACGTTTTATTTCATTGGAAGATGCAAAAAAACTAACTGAAACTTTTCTTTCAACGGCATTTGAAGGCGGGCGCCACCAAAATAGAGTGAATAAAATACCTTGTTGCTAA
- a CDS encoding polymer-forming cytoskeletal protein, translated as MFAKKEANQDKLSIQKAMTMFGQGTQIEGSVNSDGDIRIDGEVKGALTSKAKVVVGITGAVDGDIFCQNATIEGKVNGNIFVSDLLILTKSALVTGDIQLKKLVVEEGARFSGKCSMGNLQVNRNQEALSKAL; from the coding sequence ATGTTTGCAAAAAAAGAAGCCAACCAAGACAAGCTATCCATTCAAAAAGCCATGACCATGTTTGGGCAAGGCACGCAAATTGAAGGTAGCGTTAATTCCGATGGCGATATAAGAATAGATGGTGAAGTTAAAGGTGCACTTACCTCTAAAGCAAAAGTGGTAGTAGGCATTACAGGAGCCGTAGATGGCGATATTTTTTGCCAAAATGCTACCATAGAAGGAAAAGTAAATGGCAATATTTTTGTATCGGATTTGTTGATACTTACCAAGTCTGCATTGGTAACAGGCGATATTCAATTAAAAAAATTGGTGGTAGAAGAAGGTGCGCGTTTTTCAGGAAAGTGCAGCATGGGTAATTTGCAGGTAAATCGTAATCAGGAAGCGCTTTCTAAAGCACTATAA
- a CDS encoding thioredoxin family protein, which yields MVCDEARCLPPDTKEFEFDLKVGGKNEVAVVEPEKGTPAAQAEEAVMTLPDSLSAAAPITSNVEVSAASERFGSPVKQCGTAITETHNQTLWQIMVLGFLAGLLALLTPCVFPMIPLTVSFFTKRSENPSRGKVEAMFYAFSIVFIYFLISVPFLIFDISPDTLNEISTGAPLNIFFFVIFVIFAFSFFGYYEISLPSFIANKVDSASNVGGIIGIFFMAVTLAIVSFSCTGPILGSLLVGALTSSGGKANLVAGMTSFGLALALPFGLFAFFPRLLKSLPKSGGWMTTVKVVLGFLELIFAIKFLSNADLVMHWGILKYEVFLAIWIVLGFAMFLYLIGKIRFPHDHPHQAISKTRLAFAGVSLVFVLYTTTGLFGNELKAFSGFPPPKFYSLTKQEIKIHPVMDYEEALALGKKEGKPVMIDFTGWACVNCRKMEENVWTDPEVFARLKEKFVLVSLYVDDRKPLPENEQYISKFSGKKIKTVGNKWSDMQATYFNSNTQPYYVLISPNEKLLTPPVGYTPEKQEYIRFLDCGLDAMKMVEMQAVASK from the coding sequence ATGGTTTGCGATGAAGCACGCTGCCTGCCACCCGATACCAAAGAGTTTGAATTCGATTTAAAGGTTGGGGGAAAGAATGAGGTTGCTGTGGTAGAGCCTGAAAAGGGTACCCCCGCAGCACAGGCAGAAGAAGCAGTAATGACATTGCCGGATTCGCTATCAGCTGCGGCTCCCATTACATCTAATGTAGAGGTTTCTGCAGCTTCGGAACGTTTTGGCAGTCCGGTAAAGCAATGTGGAACCGCCATTACCGAAACCCATAACCAAACATTGTGGCAAATTATGGTGCTTGGCTTTTTAGCAGGCTTATTGGCATTGCTTACACCTTGTGTGTTTCCTATGATTCCGCTTACCGTTTCGTTTTTTACTAAGCGCAGCGAAAACCCATCGCGCGGAAAAGTAGAGGCCATGTTTTATGCCTTTAGTATTGTATTTATATACTTTTTAATAAGTGTTCCTTTTTTAATTTTCGATATTTCGCCCGATACGCTAAACGAAATTTCTACCGGAGCACCACTCAATATTTTCTTCTTCGTAATCTTTGTAATTTTTGCTTTCTCGTTTTTTGGGTATTACGAAATTAGTTTGCCAAGTTTTATTGCCAATAAGGTAGATTCCGCATCTAATGTAGGCGGTATTATCGGTATCTTTTTTATGGCGGTAACGCTTGCCATTGTATCGTTTTCATGCACAGGGCCTATATTGGGCTCATTGTTGGTGGGCGCACTTACTTCTAGTGGTGGTAAGGCAAATTTGGTTGCCGGAATGACTTCTTTTGGATTGGCGTTGGCGCTGCCCTTTGGTTTGTTTGCATTCTTTCCACGCCTTTTAAAATCGCTGCCCAAAAGTGGTGGTTGGATGACAACCGTAAAAGTAGTGCTGGGATTTTTGGAGCTTATTTTTGCTATTAAATTCTTGTCGAATGCAGATTTGGTAATGCACTGGGGCATACTGAAATACGAAGTGTTTTTGGCCATTTGGATAGTGTTGGGTTTTGCTATGTTCCTTTATTTAATCGGCAAAATTCGTTTCCCGCACGATCATCCTCATCAAGCAATTAGTAAAACGCGTTTGGCGTTTGCCGGAGTTTCTTTAGTGTTTGTATTGTACACAACTACCGGATTGTTTGGAAACGAGTTGAAGGCTTTTAGCGGCTTCCCGCCTCCTAAATTCTATTCGTTAACTAAGCAGGAAATTAAAATCCATCCGGTAATGGATTACGAAGAAGCATTGGCACTCGGAAAAAAAGAAGGCAAACCGGTAATGATTGATTTTACAGGCTGGGCATGTGTAAACTGCAGGAAAATGGAAGAAAATGTATGGACAGATCCAGAAGTTTTTGCAAGGCTTAAAGAAAAATTTGTATTGGTAAGCTTGTATGTGGACGATAGAAAACCATTGCCTGAAAACGAACAATACATCAGTAAATTCAGTGGTAAAAAAATTAAAACCGTAGGCAATAAATGGAGCGATATGCAGGCTACTTATTTCAATAGCAATACACAGCCTTATTATGTGCTTATTTCGCCCAACGAAAAGTTGCTTACACCTCCGGTTGGCTACACGCCCGAAAAGCAAGAATATATCCGCTTTTTAGATTGTGGTTTAGATGCTATGAAAATGGTAGAAATGCAGGCGGTAGCAAGTAAATAG
- a CDS encoding M23 family metallopeptidase, which translates to MAKQRTNKNTSLKNRYRFVVLNDETFEEKFALTLTRNNAFVFLSTVAVVLVALTSAAIIYTPLKYFIPGFGDYNYRSQILQLQFKADSLEEAFLSRELWLKNMNDVIEGKVDTGIPIAQPKTAAQGEVNLKQPSKAEAELRKIVEEEESFSLSYNATSVNEELEELKQIHFMLPVNGFITDDFNAEQGHFALDIVTPKDEPVKAILDGTIVSAAFSLEGGNTIAIQHKDNLVSFYKHLGNISKKTGTFVRAGEVIGIVGNTGELTSGPHLHLEVWKNGKPINPKAIIPF; encoded by the coding sequence ATGGCAAAGCAACGCACCAATAAAAATACATCGCTCAAAAATCGTTACCGATTTGTGGTGCTGAACGATGAAACTTTTGAAGAAAAATTTGCCCTTACACTTACTAGAAATAACGCCTTTGTTTTTTTAAGCACAGTTGCCGTTGTGCTAGTGGCACTCACTAGTGCAGCAATTATTTACACGCCATTAAAGTATTTTATTCCGGGCTTTGGCGATTACAATTACCGCAGCCAAATATTGCAATTGCAGTTTAAAGCTGATTCGCTAGAAGAAGCTTTTTTATCGCGAGAGTTGTGGTTGAAGAATATGAATGATGTAATAGAAGGAAAAGTAGATACCGGAATTCCTATAGCGCAGCCTAAAACTGCAGCACAGGGGGAAGTAAATCTAAAACAACCATCTAAAGCCGAAGCTGAGTTGCGGAAAATAGTGGAAGAGGAGGAAAGTTTTTCGCTTAGCTATAATGCTACTTCGGTAAACGAGGAGTTGGAAGAGCTAAAGCAAATACATTTTATGCTTCCCGTAAACGGGTTTATTACAGACGATTTTAATGCCGAGCAAGGGCATTTTGCACTCGATATTGTTACGCCCAAAGATGAACCGGTTAAGGCCATTTTAGACGGTACCATTGTAAGTGCAGCATTTAGTTTAGAGGGGGGCAATACTATTGCCATTCAGCATAAAGATAATTTGGTGAGTTTTTACAAGCATTTGGGAAATATTTCGAAGAAAACGGGTACATTTGTACGAGCAGGTGAAGTAATTGGTATTGTTGGTAATACTGGAGAACTTACCAGTGGTCCGCACCTTCATCTCGAAGTTTGGAAGAACGGAAAACCAATAAACCCCAAAGCAATTATCCCGTTTTAG